A single region of the Brassica rapa cultivar Chiifu-401-42 chromosome A03, CAAS_Brap_v3.01, whole genome shotgun sequence genome encodes:
- the LOC103857297 gene encoding mitogen-activated protein kinase kinase kinase ANP1, with protein sequence MAGPDLFFVKLLGKGSFGSVSLYQGVRYDGAMVSVAVKTSDSQHAESLFREVQILSEFKGCPRIVQCYETRVEASLNRFNGSVEYKIPLGYAPGGSLMSFIKKFKDNKLPDPLIRDFTRMLLQGLATIHAHGYVHCDLKPENILVFPSYAYKNGAWRSSFELKISDFGLSRREGDSSWWEPNHPFAGTSIYMSPDSVSYGETGKDLDLWSLGCCVLEMYTGEGPWWHKHYEVDDLMNGQEPLIPSYLPFEAKLFIMTCFAPRTKDATRLLRHIFVRGDDEKKMTQPSPMNDNSKAKIALQLANFVRNNVSKPQNIRVPAAEVLPDKTIMA encoded by the coding sequence ATGGCAGGACCAGATTTGTTCTTTGTTAAGCTTCTCGGCAAAGGTTCGTTTGGTTCGGTCAGTCTCTATCAAGGCGTACGCTACGACGGCGCTATGGTCTCCGTAGCCGTCAAAACCTCGGACAGTCAACATGCGGAGTCTCTATTCAGAGAGGTTCAAATACTGTCTGAATTCAAAGGGTGTCCGAGAATCGTCCAGTGCTACGAGACAAGAGTGGAAGCAAGTCTCAACCGATTTAATGGTAGCGTGGAGTACAAGATTCCCTTGGGGTACGCTCCTGGTGGAAGCCTGATGAGTTTCATCAAAAAATTCAAAGACAATAAGCTGCCTGATCCTCTGATCAGAGACTTTACTCGTATGCTTCTCCAAGGCTTAGCCACGATCCACGCACACGGTTACGTTCACTGCGACCTCAAACCAGAGAACATCCTCGTTTTCCCTAGCTACGCCTACAAGAACGGCGCGTGGAGATCTTCTTTCGAGTTGAAGATTTCTGATTTCGGCTTGTCGAGAAGGGAAGGAGACAGTAGCTGGTGGGAACCTAATCATCCGTTCGCGGGAACATCGATCTACATGTCTCCGGACTCGGTTTCTTACGGAGAGACAGGGAAAGACCTCGACTTATGGTCGTTGGGGTGCTGTGTACTGGAGATGTACACTGGGGAGGGACCATGGTGGCATAAGCACTATGAAGTGGATGATCTCATGAATGGCCAAGAGCCGCTGATTCCGAGTTACCTTCCTTTCGAAGCAAAACTCTTTATCATGACATGCTTTGCGCCGAGAACAAAAGATGCGACAAGGTTGTTGAGGCATATCTTCGTGCGTGGAGACGATGAGAAGAAGATGACACAGCCTTCTCCTATGAATGATAATAGCAAAGCAAAAATAGCTTTGCAACTGGCGAACTTTGTCAGGAACAATGTTTCTAAACCCCAAAACATTCGTGTACCTGCTGCTGAAGTCTTACCTGACAAGACCATAATGGCCTAG
- the LOC103857298 gene encoding putative defensin-like protein 271 — protein sequence MTSSKLYFVALLIILSALVSSVQSIRIMDASSDCDFRGPCKKKEDCYARCEVDRPPFNNATCVHKGSSRQCCCILS from the exons ATGACATCATCGAAACTTTACTTTGTTGCTCTTTTAATTATCCTTTCAGCTCTTGTTAGTAGTGTTCAATCCATTC GAATTATGGATGCTTCGTCGGATTGTGATTTCAGAGGACCTTGTAAGAAGAAAGAAGATTGTTATGCTAGATGTGAAGTGGACAGACCACCTTTTAATAATGCTACATGTGTACACAAAGGAAGCAGTCGCCAATGTTGTTGTATTTTATCGTGA
- the LOC103857681 gene encoding malonyl CoA-acyl carrier protein transacylase gives MTVRLAVAAAFHTSFMEPAVSRLEAALAETEIRSPRIPVISNVDAQPHADPDTIKKILARQVTSPVQWETTVKTLLSKGIKSSYELGPGKVIAGIFKRVDKSATVENISA, from the exons ATGACG GTTCGGCTAGCTGTTGCAGCGGCTTTCCACACAAGTTTCATGGAACCAGCAGTGTCTAGATTAGAAGCTGCATTGGCGGAGACGGAGATCAGAAGTCCAAGGATCCCAGTGATCTCCAATGTGGATGCACAGCCTCATGCAGATCCAGACACAATCAAGAAGATACTTGCACGCCAG GTGACATCTCCAGTCCAATGGGAGACAACAGTAAAGACACTCTTATCCAAAGGAATCAAGAGCAGCTATGAATTGGGACCTGGAAAG GTGATTGCAGGGATATTCAAGAGAGTAGATAAAAGTGCTACCGTCGAAAACATCAGTGCTTGA
- the LOC103857299 gene encoding uncharacterized protein LOC103857299, which produces MGNSLRCCLACVLPCGALDLIRIVHLNGHVDEITRPMTAGEILQANPNHVLSKPCSQGVVRKILILSPESELKRGSIYFLIPDTSLPEKKKTKKKKEVQRRKKSPENANDIKIHHMVSTSKDLDLTLCEKYLEDVMLSSSKKCFPAGKENRHRRRHSRPASVSLWRPQLASISEDF; this is translated from the coding sequence ATGGGAAACAGTTTACGGTGTTGTTTAGCTTGTGTACTTCCATGTGGAGCTTTAGATTTGATCCGAATCGTACATCTCAACGGCCATGTTGACGAGATTACTCGTCCGATGACCGCAGGCGAGATCCTTCAGGCGAATCCTAACCATGTCTTAAGCAAACCATGTTCGCAAGGAGTTGTTCGTAAGATCTTGATCTTATCTCCTGAATCTGAGCTTAAGCGTGGAAGCATCTATTTTCTTATACCGGATACTTCCTtgccggagaagaagaagacaaagaagaaaaaggaagtCCAACGTCGGAAAAAGAGTCCTGAAAACGCCAATGACATCAAGATTCATCATATGGTGAGTACTAGTAAGGATCTTGATTTGACGTTGTGTGAGAAATATTTGGAAGATGTTATGTTGTCGTCGTCGAAGAAATGTTTTCCGGCCGGTAAAGAAAATCGTCACCGCCGGAGACATAGTCGGCCGGCGTCGGTGTCCCTGTGGCGGCCTCAGCTTGCTAGCATCTCTGAGGATttttaa